One Mangifera indica cultivar Alphonso chromosome 4, CATAS_Mindica_2.1, whole genome shotgun sequence genomic region harbors:
- the LOC123212740 gene encoding cinnamyl alcohol dehydrogenase 1, with protein MGHLENERTVVGWAARDPSGFLSPYSFTLRNTGPEDVFLKVLSCGICHSDLHQVKNDLGMSNYPMVPGHEVVGEVIEVGSAVTSFTVGDIVGVGVIVGCCRNCRPCNSDIEQYCNKKIWSYNDVYTDGKPTQGGFAESMVVDQKFIVKIPEGMAPEQAAPLLCAGVTVYSPLTHFGLKQSGLRGGILGLGGVGHMGVKIAKAMGHHVTVISSSDKKRSEALDHLGADQYLVSSDATQMQEANDSLDYIIDTVPVFHPLEPYLSLLKLDGKLILMGVINTPLQFVSPMVMLGRKTITGSFIGSMKETKEMLQFCQEKGLTSTIEVVKMDYVNTAIERLEKNDVRYRFVVDVAGSKLGQ; from the exons ATGGGCCACCTTGAAAATGAGAGAACTGTAGTGGGATGGGCTGCCAGAGATCCATCTGGGTTCTTATCTCCTTACTCTTTCACTCTCAG GAACACAGGCCCGGAAGATGTTTTTCTCAAGGTTCTTAGCTGTGGAATTTGCCATTCTGACCTTCATCAAGTCAAAAATGATCTCGGCATGTCTAATTACCCAATGGTTCCAGG ACATGAAGTTGTGGGAGAGGTGATTGAAGTGGGTTCAGCTGTCACCAGCTTCACTGTTGGCGATATAGTTGGCGTCGGAGTTATCGTCGGATGCTGCAGAAACTGCCGCCCCTGTAACTCAGACATCGAGCAATATTGCAACAAGAAAATCTGGTCTTACAATGATGTCTACACTGATGGCAAGCCCACCCAAGGCGGCTTTGCGGAGTCCATGGTCGTTGATCAGAA GTTTATAGTTAAAATCCCAGAAGGGATGGCACCAGAACAGGCTGCACCGCTTTTATGTGCAGGTGTGACAGTGTACAGCCCACTGACTCACTTTGGATTAAAACAAAGTGGACTAAGAGGAGGAATTTTGGGCCTTGGAGGAGTAGGACACATGGGGGTGAAGATAGCCAAGGCAATGGGACACCATGTCACTGTGATCAGCTCTTCTGATAAGAAAAGATCAGAGGCTTTGGATCATCTTGGAGCCGACCAGTACCTGGTCAGCTCGGATGCAACTCAAATGCAAGAAGCAAATGACTCActtgattatataattgataCTGTGCCTGTGTTTCACCCTCTTGAACCTTACCTTTCTTTGTTGAAGCTTGATGGGAAGTTGATCTTGATGGGTGTTATCAATACTCCCCTGCAGTTTGTCAGTCCCATGGTTATGCTTG GGAGAAAGACAATCACAGGGAGCTTCATTGGGAGCATGAAGGAAACAAAAGAAATGCTTCAATTTTGTCAAGAGAAAGGACTGACTTCAACAATCGAAGTAGTGAAGATGGATTATGTGAACACAGCAATAGAGAGACTGGAAAAGAACGATGTTAGATATCGATTTGTTGTGGATGTTGCAGGAAGCAAGCTTGGTCAATAG